From Kineosporia succinea, the proteins below share one genomic window:
- a CDS encoding LysR family transcriptional regulator — protein MNDLETRQLRYFVAVAEEQHFGRAAQRLGMAQPPLSRAIREMERQLGVQLLVRTTRQVALTPVGETLLDDARRALEAVQAAGRRAHRSGRPAPALTVALKADFDAGLLPRIVEEYRELPVQLLLGGPGDQVRAVRDGRADVALVPTPYDPQGLESEPLVTAPRVVALAASDPLVTHPGPLRLSDLAGRMLPNGTAAELGDVTAPTGQRVRRDLSQIFSLVETGNLVWFLPQWLAERFPRPNLVYRAVEDLEPSTLAVVWAVGSRSPAVAAFVRTAQDVASR, from the coding sequence ATGAATGACCTCGAGACGCGACAGCTGCGGTACTTCGTCGCCGTGGCCGAGGAACAGCATTTCGGACGCGCGGCGCAGCGGCTCGGGATGGCCCAGCCGCCGTTGTCGCGGGCGATCCGGGAGATGGAACGGCAGCTCGGCGTGCAGCTGCTGGTGCGCACCACCCGACAGGTCGCGCTCACCCCGGTGGGGGAGACCCTGCTCGACGACGCCCGCCGTGCGCTCGAGGCGGTGCAGGCCGCGGGCCGCCGCGCCCACCGCTCCGGCCGGCCGGCCCCCGCACTGACGGTGGCGCTGAAGGCCGACTTCGACGCCGGGCTGCTGCCCCGCATCGTCGAGGAGTACCGCGAGCTGCCCGTCCAGCTGCTGCTGGGCGGTCCCGGCGACCAGGTGCGGGCCGTGCGCGACGGGCGGGCCGACGTGGCTCTCGTGCCAACGCCTTACGACCCGCAGGGCCTGGAGTCCGAGCCGCTCGTGACCGCGCCGCGCGTGGTGGCGCTCGCGGCCTCCGACCCCCTGGTCACCCACCCGGGCCCGCTGCGGCTGAGCGACCTGGCCGGGCGGATGCTGCCCAACGGCACCGCCGCCGAGCTCGGTGACGTCACCGCGCCCACGGGACAGCGCGTGCGGCGTGACCTCTCGCAGATCTTCAGCCTGGTCGAGACCGGCAACCTGGTCTGGTTCCTGCCGCAGTGGCTGGCCGAGCGCTTCCCCCGCCCGAACCTGGTCTACCGCGCCGTCGAAGACCTGGAGCCCTCGACGTTGGCGGTGGTCTGGGCCGTCGGGTCACGCTCCCCGGCCGTCGCCGCGTTCGTGCGTACCGCCCAGGACGTCGCGAGCCGATAA
- a CDS encoding PTS fructose transporter subunit IIC yields MKIVAVTSCPTGIAHTYMAAEALEQAGKDAGHDIQVETQGSAGSDPLAPEVIAAADAVIFGADVEVRDRHRFDGKPLVEVPVKKAISDAPGLIAQAVELARTAPAPGPAPALASKVTTDASHATRVRQWLMTGVSYMIPFVAAGGILIALSFMIAQLAAGKQGAILVTQIPLTEVTQNFDVTSGMHWAALLFQIGGASFAFLVPALSGFIAFAIADRPGIVPGFVGGSLAVAVGAGFLGGIASGFIGGFVALWLARRKVPKAVRSVMPVVVIPLVATFVTGLIMLIVLGRPLKWVSDSLTDGLNGMSGANLIVLGIVLGLMMAFDMGGPVNKVAYTFATTGLAAVGNSTDATQLKIMAAVMAAGMVPPLGMALATRLRPALFSEPERENGNAAWLLGASFITEGAIPFAAGDPLRVIPSLMLGSAVTGGMVMGFGSTLRAPHGGLWVTPLIGGVLPYLIALVVGTVITAFAVVALKGLRTRAAVADPALVDA; encoded by the coding sequence GTGAAGATCGTCGCGGTCACCTCCTGCCCGACCGGCATCGCGCACACCTACATGGCGGCCGAGGCTCTCGAGCAGGCCGGCAAGGACGCCGGGCACGACATCCAGGTCGAGACCCAGGGTTCCGCGGGCTCCGACCCACTGGCGCCCGAGGTCATCGCGGCCGCCGACGCGGTGATCTTCGGCGCCGACGTCGAGGTCCGCGACCGGCACCGGTTCGACGGCAAGCCGCTGGTGGAAGTTCCCGTCAAGAAGGCCATCTCGGATGCCCCCGGCCTGATCGCGCAGGCGGTCGAGCTGGCGCGCACGGCACCTGCTCCCGGTCCGGCTCCCGCTCTGGCGAGCAAGGTGACCACCGACGCGAGCCACGCCACCCGTGTCCGTCAGTGGCTCATGACCGGTGTCAGCTACATGATCCCGTTCGTCGCGGCCGGTGGCATCCTCATCGCCCTGTCGTTCATGATCGCGCAGCTGGCGGCGGGCAAGCAGGGCGCCATCCTGGTCACCCAGATCCCGCTCACCGAGGTCACCCAGAACTTCGACGTCACCTCCGGAATGCACTGGGCCGCCCTGCTCTTCCAGATCGGCGGCGCGTCGTTCGCGTTCCTGGTGCCGGCGCTGTCCGGGTTCATCGCCTTCGCGATCGCCGACCGTCCCGGCATCGTGCCCGGTTTCGTCGGCGGCTCGCTCGCGGTCGCCGTGGGCGCGGGCTTCCTCGGTGGTATCGCCTCCGGCTTCATCGGCGGCTTCGTGGCCCTGTGGCTGGCCCGCCGCAAGGTGCCCAAGGCCGTGCGCAGCGTCATGCCGGTCGTCGTGATCCCGCTGGTGGCCACGTTCGTCACCGGCCTGATCATGCTGATCGTGCTCGGCCGCCCGCTGAAGTGGGTCTCCGACTCGCTCACCGACGGCCTGAACGGCATGAGCGGCGCCAACCTGATCGTGCTCGGCATCGTGCTCGGCCTGATGATGGCGTTCGACATGGGCGGCCCGGTCAACAAGGTGGCCTACACCTTCGCCACCACCGGCCTGGCCGCGGTCGGCAACTCGACCGACGCCACGCAGCTCAAGATCATGGCCGCGGTGATGGCCGCGGGCATGGTGCCGCCGCTCGGCATGGCCCTCGCCACCCGCCTGCGCCCGGCCCTGTTCAGCGAGCCCGAGCGCGAGAACGGCAACGCCGCCTGGCTTCTCGGGGCCTCGTTCATCACCGAGGGCGCGATCCCGTTCGCGGCCGGCGACCCGCTGCGGGTCATCCCGTCGCTCATGCTCGGCTCGGCCGTCACCGGCGGCATGGTGATGGGCTTCGGCAGCACGCTGCGCGCCCCGCACGGTGGCCTGTGGGTCACGCCGCTCATCGGCGGGGTGCTGCCCTACCTGATCGCCCTGGTCGTCGGCACCGTCATCACGGCCTTCGCGGTGGTGGCGCTCAAGGGCCTGCGAACCCGCGCGGCCGTGGCCGACCCCGCTCTCGTCGACGCCTGA
- a CDS encoding HPr family phosphocarrier protein, whose translation MPERTVVIGSSVGLHARPASLFTQAATAASVPVTIARAGGEPVDARSILLVLSLGVKNGETVTLAAEGEGADAVLDSLADLLSRDLDAAPAGN comes from the coding sequence ATGCCCGAACGTACCGTTGTGATCGGTTCCAGCGTGGGTCTCCACGCGCGTCCCGCCAGCCTCTTCACCCAGGCCGCCACCGCCGCGTCCGTTCCCGTGACCATCGCCCGGGCCGGAGGTGAGCCGGTGGACGCCCGCAGCATCCTGCTGGTGCTCAGCCTCGGCGTGAAGAACGGCGAGACGGTCACGCTGGCCGCCGAGGGGGAGGGCGCCGACGCGGTGCTCGACTCGCTCGCCGACCTGCTCTCGCGGGATCTCGACGCGGCGCCGGCGGGGAACTGA
- the ptsP gene encoding phosphoenolpyruvate--protein phosphotransferase gives MPTRIEGLGVSPGTAHGPVARLAPPPRPPAGEQPGADPAAELGRVGAALEQVAVLLSERAVQVGGEAGDVLTATALMARDPSLIASVKGLLEQGRPTAAALDAAVESVCDVLAGLGGYMAERVSDLRDVRNRALAVLLDLPMPGIPHPGHPFVLVGHDLSPADTATLDPAEVLAIVTVEGGPTSHTAILAKGLGVPAVVQAVSAAGLTDGSTVVVDGSTGLVTVDPSPELVAAVAEQARVRKALAATGSGPGRTADDVPVALLANIATVEDARRAGALDCEGVGLFRTEGLYLGRQSAPSLEEQEASYREVLGYFTGRKVVVRTLDAGADKPLAFVDHGDEENPALGLRGLRVSWKNPGLLQTQLEALGRAAAAVDTEVWVMAPMVATPSEATGFVEAARAAGLSVAGAMIEVPAAALRASRVLATVDFVSIGTNDLAQYTFAADRMQGELAGLLDPWQPALLDLIAAVGEAGSSRAVPVGVCGEAAGDPLLACVLVGLGVRSLSMAPGLVATVRLVLAAHSLAECRAMAEAARDADDATSARAAVRALVKESVTALL, from the coding sequence ATGCCCACCCGGATCGAGGGGCTCGGCGTCAGCCCGGGCACGGCCCACGGGCCGGTGGCCCGGCTGGCCCCGCCACCGCGGCCACCGGCCGGTGAGCAGCCCGGTGCCGACCCGGCGGCCGAACTCGGCCGGGTGGGCGCGGCGCTGGAGCAGGTGGCGGTGCTGTTGTCGGAGCGGGCCGTCCAGGTGGGGGGCGAGGCCGGTGACGTGCTCACCGCCACCGCCCTGATGGCCCGCGACCCGTCGCTGATCGCCTCGGTGAAGGGCCTTCTCGAGCAGGGCCGGCCCACCGCCGCGGCCCTCGACGCGGCCGTCGAGAGCGTCTGCGACGTGCTCGCCGGGCTGGGCGGGTACATGGCCGAGCGGGTCAGCGACCTGCGTGACGTGCGCAACCGCGCGCTGGCCGTGCTGCTCGACCTGCCGATGCCCGGGATCCCGCACCCCGGGCACCCTTTCGTGCTGGTCGGGCACGACCTGTCGCCCGCCGACACGGCCACGCTCGACCCGGCCGAGGTGCTGGCCATCGTCACCGTCGAGGGCGGGCCGACCAGCCACACCGCGATCCTGGCCAAGGGACTCGGGGTTCCGGCCGTGGTGCAGGCGGTTTCGGCCGCCGGCCTGACGGACGGCTCGACGGTGGTGGTCGACGGCTCGACCGGTCTCGTGACCGTTGACCCGTCTCCCGAGCTCGTGGCGGCGGTGGCCGAACAGGCGCGTGTGCGAAAGGCTCTCGCGGCCACCGGCAGCGGCCCGGGCCGTACCGCCGACGACGTCCCGGTGGCGCTGCTGGCCAACATCGCCACGGTCGAGGACGCGCGGCGCGCAGGCGCCCTCGACTGCGAGGGGGTGGGCCTGTTCCGCACCGAGGGCCTGTATCTCGGCCGGCAGAGCGCTCCCTCGCTCGAGGAGCAGGAAGCCAGTTACCGTGAGGTGCTGGGGTATTTCACCGGGCGCAAGGTGGTGGTGCGCACGCTGGACGCGGGGGCCGACAAGCCGCTGGCGTTCGTCGACCACGGCGACGAGGAGAACCCGGCGCTGGGCCTGCGGGGTCTGCGGGTGTCGTGGAAGAACCCGGGCCTGCTGCAGACGCAGCTCGAGGCGCTGGGCCGGGCCGCCGCGGCCGTCGACACCGAGGTCTGGGTGATGGCCCCGATGGTCGCGACCCCCTCGGAGGCGACCGGTTTCGTCGAGGCGGCGCGGGCGGCCGGTCTGTCCGTGGCCGGGGCGATGATCGAGGTGCCGGCGGCCGCGCTGCGGGCGTCCCGCGTGCTGGCGACCGTGGACTTCGTCAGCATCGGCACGAACGACCTGGCCCAGTACACCTTCGCGGCCGACCGGATGCAGGGTGAGCTGGCCGGGCTGCTCGACCCCTGGCAGCCGGCGCTGCTCGACCTGATCGCGGCGGTCGGTGAGGCGGGTTCCTCCCGTGCGGTGCCGGTCGGGGTCTGTGGCGAGGCGGCGGGTGACCCGTTGCTGGCCTGTGTGCTGGTCGGGCTGGGGGTGCGGAGCCTGTCGATGGCGCCGGGCCTGGTCGCCACGGTGCGGCTGGTGCTGGCGGCCCACTCGCTGGCCGAGTGCCGGGCGATGGCCGAGGCGGCGCGGGACGCCGACGACGCCACCTCCGCACGGGCCGCGGTGCGGGCGCTGGTGAAGGAGTCGGTGACGGCCCTGCTGTGA
- a CDS encoding HPF/RaiA family ribosome-associated protein, whose amino-acid sequence MQVQVQTDKHIRTETDWIEDQLTDSLARFAEQLVRVDVHLSDENGDKPGTDDIRCGLDARLAGVKDLVVTHSAGNVHDAFHGALGKLTKSLESSTAKLSTRRGRDSIRTAEPTELPEDIIS is encoded by the coding sequence GTGCAGGTTCAGGTTCAGACCGACAAGCACATCCGGACCGAGACGGACTGGATCGAGGACCAGCTCACCGATTCGCTCGCGCGTTTCGCCGAGCAGCTGGTCCGGGTCGATGTCCACCTGAGCGACGAGAACGGCGACAAGCCCGGCACCGACGACATCCGGTGCGGCCTGGACGCGCGGCTCGCCGGCGTGAAGGACCTGGTCGTGACCCACTCGGCCGGCAACGTGCACGACGCCTTCCACGGCGCGCTGGGCAAGCTGACCAAGTCGCTCGAGAGCAGCACCGCCAAGCTCTCCACACGCCGCGGACGGGACTCGATCCGCACGGCCGAGCCGACCGAGCTCCCCGAGGACATCATCTCCTAG
- a CDS encoding SDR family oxidoreductase, whose amino-acid sequence MTDLQGRRALVTGASDGIGLAVATRLAAAGAELVLPVRNQRKGLAAIDAVQRQVPGARVTLHQLDLSSLASVAAFGETLLAAGDPVHVLVNNAGVMNPPGRIPTADGHELQFGTNHLGHFALVAHLMPLLRAGRARVTSQISVAAARGRIRWDDLGWERSWNRTVAYRQSKIALGLFGLELDRRSRAGGWGISSNLSHPGVAPTSLLAARPEVGRERDTFEVRLIRALSRRRILLGTVETACLPALHAATSPTAEGGKLYGPDGPGHLGGSPAEQRLYRPLLDEREAGRVWEVSEDLTGLRLVGS is encoded by the coding sequence ATGACTGATCTCCAAGGACGTCGCGCTCTCGTCACCGGTGCCAGCGACGGCATCGGCCTCGCCGTCGCCACCCGGCTGGCGGCCGCCGGCGCCGAACTCGTGCTGCCCGTGCGCAACCAGCGCAAGGGACTCGCCGCGATCGACGCCGTGCAGCGGCAGGTCCCCGGCGCCCGGGTGACGCTGCACCAGCTCGACCTGTCGTCGCTGGCCTCCGTCGCGGCCTTCGGCGAAACCCTGCTCGCGGCCGGTGATCCCGTCCACGTCCTGGTCAACAACGCCGGTGTCATGAACCCACCGGGCCGGATCCCCACCGCCGACGGCCACGAACTGCAGTTCGGCACCAACCATCTCGGCCACTTCGCGCTCGTCGCCCACCTGATGCCGCTGCTGCGGGCCGGCCGGGCCCGGGTCACCTCCCAGATCAGCGTCGCCGCCGCGCGTGGCCGCATCCGCTGGGACGACCTGGGCTGGGAACGCTCATGGAACCGCACCGTCGCCTACCGCCAGTCGAAGATCGCGCTCGGGCTCTTCGGGCTGGAACTCGACCGGCGCAGCCGGGCCGGTGGCTGGGGCATCTCCAGCAACCTCTCCCACCCGGGCGTCGCCCCCACCAGCCTGCTCGCGGCCCGGCCCGAGGTGGGCCGCGAACGCGACACCTTCGAAGTCCGCCTCATCCGGGCCCTTTCACGCCGCCGGATCCTGCTCGGCACCGTCGAGACCGCCTGCCTGCCCGCCCTGCACGCCGCCACCTCCCCCACCGCCGAGGGCGGAAAGCTCTACGGGCCGGACGGACCCGGGCACCTGGGCGGTTCCCCGGCCGAGCAGCGGCTGTACCGGCCGCTGCTCGACGAGCGGGAGGCGGGGCGCGTCTGGGAGGTCTCGGAGGACCTGACCGGTCTGCGGCTCGTGGGCAGCTGA
- a CDS encoding NAD(P)H-binding protein, producing the protein MIVVTAPTSQIGSQVVQNLLRAQAPVRVVARDPQRLSPQVREHAEVVTGSHRDPAVVAEALTGADAVFWLVPADPSAPSADDAYSGFARAGIEAFTAQKVGRVVGVSALGRGTAVQESAGYVSATLRMDDAIAATGVPYRALTMPSFMDNTLRQIVPITTQGVFSGPIRPDLPLPLVATRDIAEVAGRLLTDASWTGSEERPVLGPEDLTFEQMAATVADVLGRSVRYQQIPVQAHRDNLLARGSSPAMAQAAADMGRAKNEGLDLGVTRTPEFSTPTTFRQWCQEVLKAAV; encoded by the coding sequence ATGATCGTCGTCACCGCCCCGACCAGCCAGATCGGCTCCCAGGTCGTGCAGAACCTGCTGCGGGCCCAGGCCCCGGTGCGGGTCGTCGCCCGGGACCCGCAGCGCCTGAGCCCTCAGGTGCGCGAGCACGCCGAGGTCGTGACCGGCTCCCACCGCGACCCGGCCGTCGTCGCCGAGGCGCTCACCGGGGCCGACGCCGTGTTCTGGCTGGTGCCCGCCGACCCCAGCGCGCCGTCGGCCGACGACGCGTACTCGGGCTTCGCCCGGGCCGGGATCGAGGCCTTCACCGCGCAGAAGGTGGGCCGCGTCGTGGGTGTTTCGGCGCTCGGCCGCGGGACCGCGGTGCAGGAGTCCGCCGGATACGTGAGCGCCACCCTGCGGATGGACGACGCGATCGCCGCCACCGGCGTCCCCTACCGGGCCCTGACCATGCCCTCGTTCATGGACAACACGCTGCGCCAGATCGTCCCGATCACCACGCAGGGCGTGTTCTCCGGGCCGATCCGACCCGACCTGCCGCTGCCCCTGGTCGCGACCCGCGACATCGCCGAGGTCGCCGGCCGGCTGCTGACCGACGCGAGCTGGACCGGTTCCGAGGAGCGGCCGGTGCTCGGCCCGGAGGACCTCACCTTCGAGCAGATGGCCGCGACCGTCGCGGACGTTCTCGGCAGAAGCGTTCGGTACCAGCAGATTCCGGTCCAGGCGCACCGGGACAACCTCCTCGCGCGGGGCAGCTCACCGGCGATGGCACAGGCCGCCGCCGACATGGGGCGGGCCAAGAACGAGGGCCTCGACCTCGGCGTCACCCGCACGCCGGAGTTCAGCACCCCGACCACGTTCCGGCAGTGGTGCCAGGAGGTGCTCAAGGCGGCGGTGTGA
- a CDS encoding putative bifunctional diguanylate cyclase/phosphodiesterase, with protein MATTDALTGLANRVRLRDVVNGLTDRSAHDPRPVAILLIDLDDFKPVNDRLGHEAGDELLVAFARILRREVRGGDLCARLGGDEFAVVLSDTPSATEASAVARRILDALGPPVPVSGQLIGIRASIGVAFSVDGAQTGDLMRQADVAMYEAKRGKSLGWCLYEPGMGEARQAQAQLEAELENALLDDELVVYYQPVVSLATGTASGVEALVRWQHPRDGLLTPAQFLPLAEGGDLIERIDAWVMRRAARDVRSWQQSLPAGRGLHLNVNFSPARLQRPDLVAEVLDELAAAGLDPHDLVLEVTETAVLEVGRAGPHLAQLRARGIRVALDDFGTGYSSLARLVQVPVDILKLDRCFVHDGHETGPSVAIAQAVAGLGRALGLDTVAEGIETAEQAEQMRVLGYAGAQGYHFSRPVPAAELTRWLTGERVRPAGP; from the coding sequence ATGGCGACGACCGACGCCCTGACCGGGCTGGCCAACCGGGTGCGGCTGCGCGACGTGGTCAACGGGCTCACCGACCGCTCCGCGCACGACCCGCGTCCGGTGGCGATCCTGCTGATCGACCTCGACGACTTCAAACCGGTCAACGACCGGCTGGGCCACGAGGCCGGTGACGAGCTGCTGGTGGCGTTCGCCCGGATCCTGCGCCGCGAGGTGCGCGGCGGTGACCTGTGCGCGCGGCTGGGCGGCGACGAGTTCGCCGTCGTGCTCAGCGACACCCCCTCGGCCACCGAGGCGAGTGCCGTGGCCCGGCGCATCCTGGACGCTCTCGGCCCCCCGGTGCCGGTGAGCGGTCAGCTGATCGGGATCAGGGCCAGCATCGGCGTCGCGTTCAGCGTGGACGGGGCGCAGACCGGTGATCTGATGCGGCAGGCGGACGTGGCCATGTACGAGGCCAAGCGCGGCAAATCGCTGGGCTGGTGCCTGTACGAGCCGGGGATGGGGGAGGCCCGCCAGGCGCAGGCCCAGCTCGAGGCCGAGCTCGAGAACGCGCTGCTCGACGACGAACTCGTGGTGTACTACCAGCCCGTCGTGTCGCTGGCCACGGGCACGGCGTCCGGGGTGGAAGCTCTGGTGCGCTGGCAGCACCCGCGCGACGGACTGCTGACGCCTGCGCAGTTCCTGCCGCTGGCCGAGGGCGGCGACCTGATCGAGCGCATCGACGCCTGGGTGATGCGACGGGCCGCGCGGGACGTGCGTTCCTGGCAGCAGAGCCTTCCGGCGGGCCGTGGCCTGCACCTGAACGTGAATTTCTCCCCGGCCCGGCTGCAGCGTCCCGACCTGGTGGCCGAGGTGCTGGACGAACTCGCCGCGGCCGGCCTGGATCCGCACGACCTGGTGCTCGAGGTCACCGAGACCGCGGTGCTCGAGGTCGGCCGGGCCGGGCCGCACCTGGCGCAGCTGCGCGCCCGGGGGATCCGGGTCGCGCTGGACGACTTCGGCACCGGCTACTCCTCGCTGGCCCGGCTGGTGCAGGTGCCGGTGGACATCCTCAAGCTCGACCGGTGCTTCGTGCACGACGGGCACGAGACGGGGCCCTCGGTCGCGATCGCGCAGGCGGTTGCGGGGCTGGGCCGGGCGCTGGGGCTCGACACGGTGGCCGAGGGCATCGAGACCGCCGAACAGGCCGAGCAGATGCGGGTTCTCGGGTACGCCGGGGCTCAGGGGTACCACTTCTCCCGGCCGGTGCCGGCCGCGGAACTGACGCGGTGGCTGACCGGCGAGCGGGTGCGCCCGGCCGGGCCGTGA
- a CDS encoding helix-turn-helix transcriptional regulator has protein sequence MINRDALAEFLRHRREALQPEDVGMPRGQRRRTAGLRREEVAVLCHMSPDYYARLERASGPAPSTQMIASIAQGLHLSLDERDHLFRLAGHEPPGRGAGSEHVSPGMLRVFDQLVDTAAEIGTELGETLRQTPLAAALTGEASRYEGPLRSRGYRWFADPSSRERYLPEDHAFLSRMYVSGLRGVIGQRGPHSRAAGLAARLRDESEEFRELWEGQEIGVRPDEVKRFRHPEVGVMELNCQVLLDPLQSHWLMVYTANPGSESYERLRLLSVLAAPVSP, from the coding sequence ATGATCAACCGGGACGCGCTGGCGGAGTTCCTGCGGCACCGCCGGGAAGCGCTGCAGCCGGAGGACGTCGGGATGCCGCGTGGCCAGCGGCGCCGCACGGCCGGGCTTCGGCGTGAGGAGGTCGCGGTGCTGTGCCACATGTCGCCCGACTACTACGCGCGGCTGGAGCGGGCGTCCGGCCCGGCGCCCTCGACGCAGATGATCGCCTCGATCGCGCAGGGGCTGCACCTGTCGCTCGACGAGCGCGACCACCTGTTCCGGCTGGCCGGGCACGAGCCGCCGGGCCGGGGCGCGGGCAGCGAGCACGTGAGCCCCGGGATGCTGCGGGTGTTCGACCAGCTGGTCGACACCGCGGCCGAGATCGGCACCGAGCTGGGCGAGACGCTGCGTCAGACCCCGCTGGCGGCGGCCCTGACCGGCGAGGCGAGCCGTTACGAGGGGCCGTTGCGCAGCCGGGGCTACCGCTGGTTCGCCGACCCGTCGTCGCGGGAGCGCTACCTGCCCGAGGACCACGCGTTCCTGTCCCGGATGTACGTCTCGGGTCTGCGGGGTGTGATCGGGCAGCGGGGCCCGCACTCGCGGGCGGCCGGGCTGGCCGCCCGGCTCCGCGACGAGAGCGAGGAGTTCCGCGAGCTGTGGGAGGGCCAGGAGATCGGGGTGCGTCCCGACGAGGTGAAGCGTTTCCGTCATCCCGAGGTGGGGGTGATGGAGCTGAACTGCCAGGTCTTGCTCGACCCGCTGCAGTCGCACTGGCTGATGGTCTACACCGCCAACCCGGGCAGTGAGAGCTACGAGAGGCTGCGGCTGCTGTCGGTGCTGGCAGCACCCGTCTCACCCTGA
- a CDS encoding PTS sugar transporter subunit IIA encodes MSDLINEDLVLLDVAAPDKSAVTRLLAERLAAAGRVTDLDGFLADVQAREAQMATGLPGGIGIPHARSKHVTVPTLGFARVPAGVDFGAEDGPATLVFLIAAPDGGGEEHMKILASLARKLIHQSFRDSLLQAPDAAAVVEIVRQAVSA; translated from the coding sequence ATGAGCGACTTGATCAACGAAGACCTGGTCCTGCTCGACGTCGCGGCCCCGGACAAGTCGGCGGTGACCCGGCTCCTGGCCGAGCGTCTCGCCGCCGCCGGCCGTGTCACCGACCTCGACGGCTTCCTCGCCGACGTCCAGGCCCGCGAGGCGCAGATGGCGACCGGCCTGCCCGGCGGCATCGGCATCCCGCACGCCCGCTCGAAGCACGTCACCGTGCCCACGCTCGGCTTCGCCCGGGTGCCCGCCGGGGTCGACTTCGGCGCCGAGGACGGCCCGGCCACCCTGGTCTTCCTGATCGCGGCCCCCGACGGCGGCGGGGAGGAGCACATGAAGATCCTCGCCTCGCTGGCCCGCAAGCTGATCCACCAGTCGTTCCGCGACTCGCTGCTCCAGGCGCCCGACGCCGCCGCCGTGGTCGAGATCGTGCGTCAGGCGGTGTCGGCGTGA
- a CDS encoding DNA gyrase subunit A: MNTEDIAEARSRLHILRGIEVALNHRDEVFEIVEAADDAEAAQVSLSARFDLTEDQAMALLSLQVRQWSKGMRAWWTDEIARCEKLAASDPA; encoded by the coding sequence GTGAACACCGAGGACATCGCCGAAGCCCGCTCCCGGCTCCACATCCTGCGGGGCATCGAGGTGGCGCTGAACCACCGGGACGAGGTCTTCGAGATCGTCGAGGCGGCCGACGACGCCGAGGCCGCCCAGGTGAGCCTCTCGGCCCGTTTCGACCTCACCGAGGACCAGGCCATGGCCCTGCTCAGCCTCCAGGTGCGGCAGTGGAGCAAGGGCATGCGCGCCTGGTGGACCGACGAGATCGCCCGCTGCGAGAAGCTCGCCGCGAGCGACCCGGCCTAG
- a CDS encoding LLM class F420-dependent oxidoreductase — MDLGIHYFTFTHPEWETTLTDRFTETAQIADEGGVNLLTVMDHWFQMLHAGGPFEPMLEGYTSLGYLAGITRKVRLSLLVTGVTYRHPGLLAKIVSTLDVLSHERALLGIGAAWYDREHAGLGVPFPSTSERFERLEETLQICRQMWSDNDGAFHGKHFQLEETINLPQPRRGGVPIMIGGGGEQKTLRLVAQYAQACNLFGGADEESYETVKHKLGVLRGHCEKLGTDYDAIEKTMLYRGPVLEDVDGFLAQAEKYKALGVDLISLTTPQYENPVPWATGLVQNVIPRLTNV; from the coding sequence ATGGATCTCGGGATTCATTACTTCACCTTCACCCACCCGGAGTGGGAAACGACCCTGACCGATCGCTTCACCGAGACGGCGCAGATTGCCGACGAGGGTGGCGTGAACCTCCTGACGGTCATGGATCACTGGTTCCAGATGCTGCACGCCGGAGGGCCTTTCGAGCCCATGCTGGAGGGGTACACCTCGCTGGGGTACCTGGCCGGCATCACCCGGAAGGTCCGGCTGAGCCTGCTGGTCACCGGCGTCACCTACCGCCACCCGGGCCTGCTGGCCAAGATCGTCTCCACGCTCGACGTGCTCTCGCACGAGCGCGCGCTGCTGGGCATCGGTGCGGCCTGGTACGACCGCGAGCACGCCGGCCTGGGCGTGCCGTTCCCCTCCACCTCGGAGCGGTTCGAGCGCCTCGAGGAGACGCTGCAGATCTGCCGGCAGATGTGGTCGGACAACGACGGTGCCTTCCACGGCAAGCACTTCCAGCTCGAGGAGACCATCAACCTGCCGCAGCCGCGACGGGGCGGGGTGCCGATCATGATCGGTGGCGGCGGCGAGCAGAAGACGCTGCGCCTGGTGGCCCAGTACGCGCAGGCCTGCAACCTGTTCGGGGGCGCCGACGAGGAGTCCTACGAGACCGTGAAGCACAAGCTCGGGGTGCTGCGCGGGCACTGCGAGAAGCTGGGCACCGACTACGACGCGATCGAGAAGACGATGCTCTACCGCGGGCCGGTTCTCGAGGACGTGGACGGTTTCCTGGCCCAGGCCGAGAAGTACAAGGCGCTCGGCGTGGACCTGATCTCGCTCACCACCCCGCAGTACGAGAACCCGGTTCCGTGGGCGACCGGGCTGGTGCAGAACGTGATTCCGCGGCTCACGAACGTGTGA